The following are encoded together in the Arvicanthis niloticus isolate mArvNil1 chromosome 9, mArvNil1.pat.X, whole genome shotgun sequence genome:
- the Cd207 gene encoding C-type lectin domain family 4 member K, producing the protein MPEVEMKEREAPEAHFTVDKQNISLWPREPPPKQDLSPVLRKPLCICVAFVCLALVLVASIVLQAVFYPRLLGQILDVKSDAQMLKGRVDNISTLGSDLKNERGRVDDAEVQMRRVNTSLSRVRYQILSLETSMKLAHEQLQVLTTSWGEVDNLNAKIPELQRDLDKASALNTKVQGLQTSLENVNRLLKEQSDILEMVARGWKYFRGNFYYFSRTQKTWYSAEQFCISRKAHLTSVSSESEQEFLYKAADGISHWIGLTKAGSDGNWYWVDQTSFNREQSGRFWIPGEPNNIGNNEHCVNIRVSALKCWNDSPCDNTFLFICKRPYIQIIA; encoded by the exons ATGCCAGAGGtggagatgaaggagagggagGCCCCCGAAGCGCACTTCACTGTGGACAAACAGAACATCTCTCTCTGGCCTCGAG AGCCTCCTCCCAAGCAAGATCTGTCTCCAGTTCTAAGGAAGCCTCTCTGTATCTGCGTGGCCTTCGTCTGTCTGGCATTGGTGCTGGTTGCCTCTATTGTGCTTCAGGCTGTTTTCT ATCCCAGGTTGTTGGGCCAAATATTGGATGTGAAGAGTGATGCCCAGATGTTGAAAGGTCGTGTGGACAACATCAGCACCCTGGGATCTGATCTTAAGAATGAAAGAGGCCGTGTGGATGATGCTGAGGTTCAGATGCGGAGAGTGAACACCAGCCTCAGCAGGGTGCGTTATCAGATTCTGTCTTTGGAAACCAGCATGAAACTAGCCCATGAACAGCTCCAGGTATTAACAACGAGCTGGGGAGAGGTTGACAACCTCAATGCCAAAATCCCAGAGCTGCAAAGAGATCTGGATAAAGCCAGTGCCTTGAACACAAAGGTCCAAGGACTACAGACCAGCTTGGAGAATGTCAACAGGCTGCTCAAAGAACAGA GTGACATTCTGGAGATGGTGGCTCGAGGCTGGAAATACTTCAGGGGGAACTTTTATTACTTTTCACGCACCCAGAAGACCTGGTACAGTGCGGAGCAGTTCTGTATTTCCAGGAAAGCTCACCTGACCTCAGTGTCCTCAGAATCAGAACAA GAGTTTCTCTACAAGGCAGCAGACGGAATTTCACACTGGATTGGACTTACCAAGGCAGGGAGTGACGGGAACTGGTACTGGGTGGACCAGACGTCATTCAATAGGGAGCAAAGTGGGAG GTTCTGGATTCCCGGTGAACCCAACAACATAGGGAACAATGAGCACTGTGTCAATATCAGGGTGTCTGCCCTGAAGTGCTGGAATGATTCTCCCTGTGACAACACATTTCTTTTCATCTGCAAGAGGCCCTACATCCAAATAATCGCATGA